GTATCAATGAGGGTGCAGGTGCGGTCATAGTTTCATCCTTACCTGTTGGATGAGATTCTTCTTTCACTGAGGAAAGTGCCCTGTCTGGACTATACAGTCCCTTCGAAAATCTGCTAGGACTTGGAGAACCAACCATACCTGTCTTAGTTGGGCTTGAGTAGTTCCCTAAAGGAGAACTTGGACCAGACCTAGGTTGACCCACTCCATCTTCACGGGGCAAGGGTGACATTGGTAGCTGGCTCCCAATATCAGTTTCTTTTCTACAAAACTTATCTTCTACAATGTCATAGGAATTCCCTGTCCTCACTTCCTGAGCAAGAGAACACCAACAGCAGAAAAGCCACAATGCACAATCAGACATTGCTGGTTTACCAAAACAGAAGTCATAAGAAGGCAAGTTGAATCTCTTTCTCATTTGGATCCTCCAAAAGCCACCATAGAGCAAACCAAAAACACAGAGAATAATGCCAGTAACTGCAAGAGCCTCCCGTACAGTCTCGTTGTCAATATTAACAGAAGCCAAGGTAAAGATCCAGAAAGGAGCCATGCAAAACAGAATAAATGTCATGATATGAACATACATGTTCCCAAACCCAAGTCTTTCCATATTCCACCCGAATACACAAAAGCTACAGAACAGTGAGACATATGCAAGAGAAATGTCATCCCAAATATCCAGTATACCTCCATTCCATTTTGGAGCAGTCTCAACATTTCGATGTTCATCCCGGGACGCAAAAGAATACCTTCTCTCTAATCGTTTTAACCTTAACTTTTCAGCTGCTTCATCAGCGCTGAGCTGAACCTGTGCTTCCTCATCCATGTCGGAATCATAATCCTTTCCAAGGGGGCTGACAATGTTGTATATACCAGCAATTGCAGGTGCACCAATTGCAAAAGCTACACATATTCCAACTCCTATGGCTGGTCGATCAGATCTTTTGTAACCCAAGTTTAAGCCACAAGATGCATATTGTGCAAAGCAATTCACATGGAGCAGAACAACAACAACCATCATGTGTGCCCATTCATGTGGCTTATAAGTCCCGTTTTTACAGTAAATTTTTCTAAGTTTAGAAATGTCTTCTGGTTTCCATCTACAGAGAAGTACAAGGTAGTAAAACCGCTTTGGATGCTGGTACAAACACATAAGAGTAAAAAGTGCATTGAGAATTTGATTATTCACCTCAAACCATGCATCTCTCTGGGACTTCTTTGGCAGTGCATGGTTCAACATTCCAGTCATGACAAGAAACAAAATTGCACCCGAAACAGCAACACAGGCAATCCACAGAAAAAGGGCCATGTTCATTGGATCTCTAATCCACACTTTGCTCATCTTCATAAGCGAAGGCCAATCAATTTTCTTCGAAAACACCCCATTGATCCTTTCCTTGAAACCATGTCCACTTGACGAAGCCACCGAGCGCGAAATCTCATCTCTATCCAGAGCTAATCGCTTAAACCTGGCAGATGCAGAACCAAATTTCATGAACTTCACCCTATCAGAAATAGCATCATGGAACCTCCTCTGAGGCTTTTCGTCGCTCAACAAATTCCTCTTAGACACTGAAACATTATCAAACGGAACCGGAGCCTTCACTCCACCACCATTAGAGCCTTCAATTTCCTCTTTTTGGTTTCCATTATCAGTCGAAACCATCCTCAAACTCAAGACAAAAATCAGACAAACCAGTATTAAAACTGTGACATCAGCCTCCTAATGTGCACCCTCTTCTCAATGTCTTCCAATCAAAAGGGTTTCATGGAATCTCAAGTAACAACAGATGAAAAGTGCCCTCTGGGAAAGAAGTGAAGCAAGGAATCTACAAGCAAAACAATAAACAATTCAAACCCAGGAAGCAAACCCCAAAAACCAAACTCACCAATCAATCAATACTCAAATTCCAATCATATAAACAATTCAGAAACCACAGAAACTGATTATAAAGAATCAAACTTTCATCAATAACAGTGGTTAAACAAACAATTGATAATCACCCAGAAAGTAAAACAACAGATTCGACTGAAAAATCATAACAACTCTACCCAGAACAAGAACAAAAAAAACACAATTGAACCATTCAAACAGAAACTATAGGAAGAAAGCAACAAAAAAACACGAGCCTTTATAAATGAAGAAATGAGAGCATAAAGAACAAAGGTTTGGAGATACCTTAACAATGGTGGAGGAGCATAGAGAGAGGCAGAGAGCAGAACAGCAAGCTCTGATTGAAGGCTGCTAGTTACAAAACGGGGAGGTCAAACAAAGCGTTTAAGTGGCTGGCAGAGACCAACGCCTTCTGTAAGAGGAAACCCCCTGGACGGTGTCGTTTTGAAGACTGGGAGAACCAAAGCGGCGTCGTTTGAAGAACATGACGGGGTTCGACTTTTCGCGCTGGTTAAGATTAATCACCTTTAGCCGCGTGGACCCTTCTGTTCTTTCCTGGGTGTTCTCAATTAAAGGAGGAATCGTATTCTCTTTCTTAAGCTTGGGGGTTACCTTTATTCAATTATTCATTTCCCATCGTCATCTTAACGAGTTCCACGAGTTCCACTATATATGATGCATCATTATGATGAAAATTGATTCAAACACCCCTCTTAACCATCTTATTTCCTTGAAACACTTAAACCCACACTGTTTATCTAAGGCCGGTCCTGTGCTTGTCGAGGCCTTAAATGTAAAAAATATAAATTAATTTTGTGATAATTTTCATTAACTAATTAATTAAAATTCAAGAGTCAAATATTCATACTACGTGGAAGGAAGTTAATTATTTTTTTGTTAACAAGTTAATTAGGTATCAAATTGAACTCACAAAATGAAAAGAAGTATATGCAAATGCAGTTAAAATCTGATAATTAAAGTATATTTATTTACTTATAGTAAAAATCAATTAAAATAATAATTTGAATACAAGCTATGCATGAAAGTTTTTAAACTTAGAGGCCCCTATGATTATGGGAGGGTCTTGCCGGTCTTGCTATTTATACGTAGAACCGAACTCATTACCTCTTACCACACGTTCCGGTCTTGCTGTTTATACGTAGAACTGAACTCATTACCTACATATAGAACCAAACTCATTACTTTTACAATGCTCGATTTATAGCTTACCAACGTATCACAACTTCACTTCATCATCTTATCATTACAAGATTACCAGAATTGTAATCTTCAGACAACATTATAGGATTACAGCTGGCATATTCAGGGGAAGAAATCTTGGCATTTCAGATGCTCTGAGTTTGCAATCACCTTTTTCATTTTTTATTGTTTTTCCGATTCAAAGAAAAACAAAAAAACAAAAAAACAAAAACCCAACCAAATCATCGTTCGACCTTCATTGCCCATGGGGAACTTACAAAATACGTATACTTGTTGAAAAATTTACTCAAGCACCAAAGTTAGCAATAAAAAGAAAGACCCCCATACATTATTTGATTATCACACAAGAAATTCAATTAAGAAAACGTGCATATCCACTCAGATTAGATACCAAATCTACTACAGTAATACACATCGTCAAAGTAGTGCGCCACTGAATTACAAATCCAGTGCAACGAAATTCAATCTTCGGAAACCAATAAGAGGACCACACAACATCTTGTACTACTAATAGTTTAGGTCAGGTCTTCGTCCTCCAACTCCTTGGCTTTCAGCTTTTCCTTCACTCTCAAGAGTAATGTGGTCTTCCAAGAATCCTACAGAGTTTCATGCACCAAACTTACATAAATGCAAAAACGGGAAGGCATTATGATTGTAACAAAATTGAAGAGATATGTACCAGTGCGGTCATGCTATCAAATTCCTTCACCACATCAGTGAACTTTCCAACATCTTCTTCATCAAGCGAAGCAGCAATATCCTGTCAGAAAGCACAAAGCGAAGTTACAACATGTTGACAACTTACTAAATCAAGCCTTCTAGTTTATAAAGACTACGCATACACAAGAGTACAAGACAAGTTAAACGAGAAGACAAAAGTGCAAGTTATCCTTCTCTAACTTTAATAAAAGATCCAAATTCTACTTGCAAATAATCCAAAACTGAGCTGCTTCCTATATTATAGTTACTCACCTTTAAGAATCTATACTCCCTTGTTCCTGAGAAAGTTGGATCCAACTCCTGTAGAATACAACTGTGTTACTTTTCTGAAAGATAAGAGGGTACAACATGAAAATTCCAAGTCCCAAAGTTAAAACCTCATATTTCTCTAATGCATTGCTGATTGCAACAGGATCTCCTTTGCAGAGTTGGCATATGCCAGCATTAAGAAGATGACCTTTGACCCCATACTTAAGCAAGTTGTTGTTGAGCGAGTGCCGTGCAATTTCCTCAAATATTTGAATAGACTTGGGATATCTGCAGAAACATAACATTTAATCAGTTATTCAGCAATATGTGCATTGATAAGAAGCCATCAAACGCTTCCTAACTAACCATATTGATAAATAATATATACTAGAGCCATTGTTCCCAATAATAGGTTTAATAAAATAAAGCACATAAAACTGGCTAAGTCAAGAATCCACAAGAAGTGGCAATGTTTCTGAAATCAGAATGATTAGACACATCACCTGAAGTTCATTCAATGTAGGAAGGTCCAGTCTGGTTGCATACATGTCTTGATGCTGATTACCAAGTCATTTATCTTATTGTTTAGTTTGATGTAACCATCAGGTAGGCATATTCTTAGCATAAGATCAAATTCACCAGCCAGACAAAACATAGGATTCCCCAACAAAACAACTTGATGCAAAATGTGTAGTATTCCATGTTACGAACAAAATAAAAACTTTTGACTGCCAATATATTAGTATAGTGTAGACGACTTACTGTTCGATCTGAGCAGCAAATTGAGCAACTTTCAGCTTGCACGTGTTGGCAGAAGTTGTTACTTCTTCGTTTTGGAAAAAGTCAGCTGCTTTTTCATAGAAGTCAATAGCCTTCTCTATATTTTGTTCAGATTCATATAACTCGGCAATTTCCTGCATTGGAAAAAAAAACATATCCCCATGATACAGAATGACTATAATGGTTTCTATCACATTATATGCTACAGAAGTAGACTGCAGAAACATCAAGATTTAGAAGAAAGCCATGAACATTAGAGTCATTATCAGATGAATATGAGGTTTAGCTATTTAAATTTGAATCTTCCATTTTACTTCTACACACTTTAAAGATCTAATCTAACATTTCAGCTCCTTATAATATCAGTTTCTGTGTTGCATGTGTTTGTTTCTAAGACCAATTCCTCTTATCTTATCACTAATCACTAACAGGTGTCCCAGATCTTTGTAACAATACTAACCCTAGGAGAGTAGGCTCGTGACTG
Above is a window of Fragaria vesca subsp. vesca linkage group LG7, FraVesHawaii_1.0, whole genome shotgun sequence DNA encoding:
- the LOC101295081 gene encoding uncharacterized protein LOC101295081, producing MVSTDNGNQKEEIEGSNGGGVKAPVPFDNVSVSKRNLLSDEKPQRRFHDAISDRVKFMKFGSASARFKRLALDRDEISRSVASSSGHGFKERINGVFSKKIDWPSLMKMSKVWIRDPMNMALFLWIACVAVSGAILFLVMTGMLNHALPKKSQRDAWFEVNNQILNALFTLMCLYQHPKRFYYLVLLCRWKPEDISKLRKIYCKNGTYKPHEWAHMMVVVVLLHVNCFAQYASCGLNLGYKRSDRPAIGVGICVAFAIGAPAIAGIYNIVSPLGKDYDSDMDEEAQVQLSADEAAEKLRLKRLERRYSFASRDEHRNVETAPKWNGGILDIWDDISLAYVSLFCSFCVFGWNMERLGFGNMYVHIMTFILFCMAPFWIFTLASVNIDNETVREALAVTGIILCVFGLLYGGFWRIQMRKRFNLPSYDFCFGKPAMSDCALWLFCCWCSLAQEVRTGNSYDIVEDKFCRKETDIGSQLPMSPLPREDGVGQPRSGPSSPLGNYSSPTKTGMVGSPSPSRFSKGLYSPDRALSSVKEESHPTGKDETMTAPAPSLIQREAT
- the LOC101295371 gene encoding alpha-soluble NSF attachment protein 2-like, whose product is MSSNQKPNEHTARAEDFERKAEKKLAGWGLFSSKYEDAAELFDKAANSYKLGKEWDKAGAAFVKLANCHLKTESKHEAATSYVDAAHCYKKIPLSVNEAISCLQQGINLLCDIGRLNMAARYYKEIAELYESEQNIEKAIDFYEKAADFFQNEEVTTSANTCKLKVAQFAAQIEQYPKSIQIFEEIARHSLNNNLLKYGVKGHLLNAGICQLCKGDPVAISNALEKYEELDPTFSGTREYRFLKDIAASLDEEDVGKFTDVVKEFDSMTALDSWKTTLLLRVKEKLKAKELEDEDLT